The window AAAATATTGGGATGTAGTCTTGCAAAGCTGCATCATGAAACCCTGCAACTCCTGCATACCTAAGGTACTCCTAGCTGATGCAAACCAGCCATAATCAAAGCTGCCTTTATACAGGTATTTCATCGCTTTTTAAACCTCCCCCCCCTCGGACTATGGCAGCACTGGTGCTGGCGCACCAAGGCGTACTAGTTTAACCAAAAAATGTTCCAAATAACTACCCGATGAAAGAAGGTATCAAACCGGTTCTAACAGCGAAAACCGCATAGATAGCCGCATTCACCTTAGCTTTACAACACTGGTTCTTGGTCCGCAAAGAGTAATAAGCCCCAGTCATCCAAGATCTAGCATGCAACAATCCAGAATATGTACAACACATAAGGTGCGCACTATGCTTGTTGGAAATAATTATGAGTGCCCGGTATGCGCACAAATCGCGAGTCGGCCAAGAGGCCGAAGAGGACGCTAGCACACTTTTGCAGCGTCACCCCTTAGCAGCTAGATAAGCAAGCCTCCTGCTTTGCAAACGCATCGTGATAAGTAACGAGAACTGCTTTACTGTTCAGGCTTGCTTGTGTTACTTACCTGATATTCACCATTTTTCAATCAATCAATCAATCAATGCTGCTGCGGTTATTTTCGTAGAAGGCGGCTACTGCTTTAACGATGAATGTTTTACTTTGCTTAGTCTTTGATTTATCCGCTAATTGATACTCCGCTATTCTTTCGGAGCTCACAGGCGTCTTACTCCTCGGTTTAGCAGCCATCTCATCCTTTCTCTCCGAAATTAGCTCGTCAGGGTTCTTCTCAGCCCATCTGCAGAAGACCTGAAGCGCCCAGACATAGTTCTCAACCGTCATATGCGGTAGCACAGAAACAAGATGCTCCTTCCACCGCTGAGCAGATGCAAAATCAAGCACAGAAACATCAATCAACCTATTCACTCACTACGATCAATAACGGCTCCGTCAATACAAGTGCATTATGCCAGCAAATAGAGACTCTGTTACCTAAGTTTGGTGCAAATTGGCTGGGCTTGTAGTGTAGGGAATATGTGAGTAAGGGAGGAGGAACCTATCTCAATACTTAGTCGCCTTCCTGACCATTTTTCCCATTTATTCGGAGCTACCTGTTTTTGATCTGAAGGAGAAGATGAACGAAAGGCAAGCACAGAATCAACATGTCTCCCAAATTCAGTTTCCGAATTTAATTGTAGCTCCCCTACGATGAAACGGTACTGGTATTGAGATGGGTTCAAGAAGGTCATCCGGATGACCCCTACTTCAAGCAATCCTTTTAACTGGTCAGCCTCGGATGCGAGTATATGGTTTCTATCAGAGTCAAAGACAATGGAATATCGCCAATTGTTGAGAAGGGTCGTGAAACTCCGTTCAAGCAGGGTGAATATTATGTGTTTGAAGTTAAAGATGAGGTAGCGAAGTACTGGAACAAGCAAGCGCCTGGTCGAAAAGACGAAATCTGGAAACAAGCAAAAAAGGAAGGCAAAGACATCAGACAAATCCTAGAAGGATTCGTGTACAAACCAGCCCACAAAAAATAGCCTCCACCCGTTAAGCCAGGGTTCTATTTCATCTTCGGTTGACGAATGCTTACTTGCCTACTCTGCAAGGTCCTCCTAAAAGTAAACGGAACCAAAAATAATGATAGGCTTTGTCCCAGCCAAATAAGGGATGAGGAAGCTGTCATAAGGTGGAAGAAGTTGAGACGGTAATGGGCAGCCGGGTCACAATCTCTCTTTCCTTGACTTGATTGTTGTTTGCGAGTACGTGGAGGATGGTATCAAGATCGTTTCACCGAACCTATTTACTCATATCAACGCCAATACTTATCCGGGGTTGAAAAAATGACTCAAAATAAGATGTCTGATTATCCTAAGACCGGTACAATACTGGCTATCTTGGGCGGTGTCGTGATAATACTCGGCGGGACCTTGCTTACATTTGTCTCTACATATATTCTTCCAACACTAAACTACAGCAATCTTCACACGCCTCAAGGTCTCACAAACGCTAGCATCCCTAGCATAGTATCGGGCATAGTCGGAATAATGGGCTTGTTCGGGCTTGTCTCAGGAAGTATCGTGCTAGCATCGGCGGTGATGCTTCTAACCAGGCCAAGCCAGCATAGAACCTGGGGTGTACTAATACTGGTCTTCTCAGTCCTGAGCTTCTTAGGCCTAGGCGGCTTCGTCCTTGGTGCAATTTTAGGAATCGTGGGCGGTATATTCACGCTAAGATGGAACCCGCCGACCCAGTAAGTAGCGAAGATTTTAGGAGAACCACACCAACAATCCGGTGGACACAAATTAGCGTGAGGAACTAACTCGGGAGTGAGTAGGAGGAGGGGAAAACAAACCAGATGGAGAAGCTTAAGGTTCTAATGATAATGCTCCTAGCCGCTACCACCGGGCTTGCAGCATCAATGTATATCCTAGCCCTAAGTCTCGCTCCCTCAGAATCGCCGCTTAACATGCTCGCACGGATTCTGACACGCGGCTTCTCACCGGATCTGCCCTTTCTAATACCGCTCTCGTCCCTGCTTTTCCTAAGCACTGTTCTAGCAAGCATGGTCGGGATCATCTACTTCCTCGTACTCCCTGAGATGAAAAACTACGTATCCGGCAATGGGAAAGACGCCATCTCAATAGTCCTTAGAACACTCAAGCCTGAAGAGCGGAAGGTGGTTGGCGTGCTGGACACCCACGGGGGCACCTATCTGCAGAAGTTCATCACAAAAGAAGCCGGTTTATCAAAGCTAAAGACGCACAGAGTCATCGCCACACTTTCGGAGCGAGGCATCGTCCATGTTGAAAAACACGGAAACACAAACGAGGTCTCGCTTGTGAAGTGGTTCCATGACGGAATGCACCAATAGCTCCGAGAGCCTTGGGTCACAAGATGACATTGCTGCGTCTTTTGTCATGGCTTGAGGTATCTGTTAAACAAGAATTTTTTTGCGCAGGTAGCTATCGGTAAATCCCAGTTTGTTGTCATGAATGTTGTAGCCACTCGCTAAGAAGAAGCTAGCGATCTGACTTTGTCACTGTCAAATCTTAAGTTGTTTGTGCACAGCAGATCACTAGCTAGACGTCATCAATTCTAAACTACGTCAGTGGGCGTCACCTTTAAATATCCACTATTATAAAATAATGAACACATGTTCAAAAAATTAGAATTCGTAACGCCGACGCTTTTGGGCGTGTTCAGCCTCTTCCTAGAAGACCCGATACGGGAATATCACTGCAGAGAGGTGGTGAGAAGAGCCAATGTGAGTCTAGGCTCAGCCAACAAGATGCTTAGACTACTTGCTGAAAAGGGTTTCCTGACCAAAGAGAAGAAGGGTGGGATGGTGTTCTACAGGCTCAATGCGAAGAACCCTGCTGCTAAACAGTTCAAAATCTTCGTCAACGTGTATGCTCTGAAAGAGCTAGTGGACACACTGAGCGCGCATTGTAGAAGGATTGTCCTATTCGGCAGCTCTGCGCAGGGGACAGACGTGAAGGAGAGCGACATCGACCTGTTCATTCTCACACCAGATAAGGTGTGGGTAAGGAGAAAAATTAGCGCGTTCAATAACAGAAATACGAGGAAGATAGCGCCGATAATTGTGGATGCAAACGAGTTAGTCAAGCTGAAAAGAGACGATGAGCCCTTATACGACAATATCGGGAGCGGCATCACATTATGGCAGACAACAGAATAAGCCCAGAGATCACGCAGCTACTTGCAGACAGAAAACTGCTTATAATTACACCCAAAAGAAACATGATACTCAAGGAGATAGAAGGTGCACAAGAAGACC is drawn from Nitrososphaerota archaeon and contains these coding sequences:
- a CDS encoding DUF6114 domain-containing protein, coding for MTQNKMSDYPKTGTILAILGGVVIILGGTLLTFVSTYILPTLNYSNLHTPQGLTNASIPSIVSGIVGIMGLFGLVSGSIVLASAVMLLTRPSQHRTWGVLILVFSVLSFLGLGGFVLGAILGIVGGIFTLRWNPPTQ
- a CDS encoding nucleotidyltransferase domain-containing protein; translated protein: MFKKLEFVTPTLLGVFSLFLEDPIREYHCREVVRRANVSLGSANKMLRLLAEKGFLTKEKKGGMVFYRLNAKNPAAKQFKIFVNVYALKELVDTLSAHCRRIVLFGSSAQGTDVKESDIDLFILTPDKVWVRRKISAFNNRNTRKIAPIIVDANELVKLKRDDEPLYDNIGSGITLWQTTE